The following are from one region of the Siniperca chuatsi isolate FFG_IHB_CAS linkage group LG13, ASM2008510v1, whole genome shotgun sequence genome:
- the LOC122887481 gene encoding vang-like protein 2 has translation MDNESQYSGYSYKSSHSRSSRKHRDRRDRHRSKSRDSSSRGDKSVTIQTPGEPLLDAESTRGDDRDDNWGETTTVVTGTSEHSISNEDLTRVTKELEESTPLECKRFVGPALGGCLSFFALVTPLAFLILPQVLWRDALEPCGTPCEGLYVSLAFKLLVLLISSWALFLRPPRATLPRFFVFRCLLMVLVFLFVASYWLFYGVRVLEPRERDYRGIVEYAASLVDALLFIQYLALVLLEVRHLQPAFCLKVVRSTDGASKFYNVGHLSIQRAAVWVLDRYYSDFSVYNPALLNLPKSILSKKMTGFKVYSLDESTTNNSTGQSRAMIAAAARRRDNSHNEFYYEEAEMDRRIRKRKARLVVAVEEAFTHIKRLHEDEVASSPKHPREVMDPREAAQAIFAPMARAMQKYLRTTRQQAFHSMESILTHLQFCITHNMTPKAFLERYLSPGPTMQYQQQNGRGRQWTLVSEEPVTSALRQGLVFSLRRLDFSLVVTVTPLPFLRLGEEFIDPKSHKFVMRLQSETSV, from the exons ATGGACAACGAGTCGCAGTACTCGGGCTACTCATACAAGTCCTCCCACTCCCGAAGCTCCCGCAAGCACAG GGATCGGAGGGATCGTCACCGCTCTAAGAGCCGAGACAGCAGCAGTCGTGGAGACAAATCGGTCACCATCCAGACTCCTGGAGAGCCGCTGCTGGATGCAGAGTCGACCCGCGGAGATGACAGG GATGATAACTGGGGCGAGACCACCACTGTCGTCACCGGCACCTCAGAACACAGTATCTCTAACGAGGACCTGACCCGCGTCACCAAAGAATTGGAGGAGTCGACTCCGCTGGAGTGCAAGCGCTTCGTTGGCCCGGCTCTGGGAGGCTGCCTGAGCTTCTTCGCCCTAGTCACACCTTTAGCCTTCCTCATCCTCCCACAGGTCCTGTGGCGTGATGCCCTCGAGCCCTGCGGCACGCCCTGCGAAGGCCTCTACGTCTCCCTGGCCTTCAAGCTCCTGGTCCTGCTCATCTCCTCCTGGGCGCTGTTCCTCCGGCCTCCTCGCGCCACACTCCCGCGCTTCTTTGTCTTCCGCTGCCTGCTGATGGTGCTGGTGTTCCTGTTCGTGGCGTCGTACTGGTTGTTCTACGGCGTGCGGGTGCTGGAGCCCAGGGAGAGGGACTACAGGGGGATCGTGGAGTACGCTGCCTCGCTGGTGGACGCCCTGCTCTTCATACAGTACCTGGctctggtgctgctggaggtcCGACACCTGCAGCCGGCCTTTTGCCTCAAGGTGGTCCGGAGCACGGACGGAGCCAGCAAGTTCTACAATGTGGGCCATCTTAG TATCCAGCGGGCAGCTGTCTGGGTGTTGGACCGTTATTACAGCGACTTCTCCGTCTACAACCCTGCCCTGCTGAACCTGCCCAAGTCCATCCTGTCCAAGAAGATGACCGGCTTCAAGGTTTACTCCCTGGACG AAAGCACCACCAATAACTCCACAGGCCAGTCCCGGGCCATGATAGCAGCCGCTGCCCGGAGGAGAGACAACTCCCATAACGAGTTTTACTACGAGGAGGCCGAGATGGACCGCAGGATCCGCAAACGCAAGGCCAG GTTGGTTGTGGCGGTGGAAGAGGCCTTCACGCACATCAAGCGTCTCCACGAAGACGAGGTCGCCTCGTCCCCCAAACACCCGAGGGAGGTGATGGATCCTCGGGAGGCGGCTCAAGCCATCTTCGCCCCGATGGCCCGAGCCATGCAGAAATACCTGAGAACCACCCGGCAGCAGGCCTTCCACAGCATGGAGAGCATCCTCACACACCTGCAGTTCTGCATCACGCACAACATGACGCCCAAG GCTTTCCTGGAGCGTTACCTCTCCCCCGGCCCCACCATGCAGTACCAGCAGCAGAACGGCAGGGGGCGCCAGTGGACTCTAGTGAGCGAGGAGCCGGTGACCTCGGCCCTGCGTCAGGGTCTGGTCTTCTCCCTGCGACGCCTGGACTTCTCCCTTGTGGTCACGGTGACGCCACTCCCCTTCCTTCGTCTCGGAGAGGAGTTCATCGACCCAAAGAGCCACAAGTTCGTCATGAGGCTGCAGTCAGAGACCTCGGTGTGA
- the fcer1gl gene encoding Fc receptor, IgE, high affinity I, gamma polypeptide like isoform X1 yields MVRALLIAAFLLINSTCIEAIEDMNICYILDGILILYGIILTVLYCRLRMSAPNNTPANPPEKQPAEGGIYAVRLFILMLKKTFKKAHDGKVTAYCTADGSVLSQY; encoded by the exons ATGGTGCGAGCGTTGcttattgctgcttttctgctgATCAATTCCACCTGCATCG aGGCCATTGAAGACATGAACATATGTTACATCCTGGATGGGATTCTCATCCTTTACGGCATCATTCTCACCGTCTTATACTGCAGACTGAGG atGAGTGCGCCCAACAATACACCTGCCAATCCCCCTGAG AAGCAGCCCGCAGAGGGAGGCATCTATGCGGTGAGACTTTTCATTCTCATgcttaaaaagacatttaaaaaggcaCATGATGGAAAAGTGACAGCTTACTGCACAGCAGATG GGTCTGTCCTCTCACAGTACTGA
- the fcer1gl gene encoding Fc receptor, IgE, high affinity I, gamma polypeptide like isoform X2, producing the protein MVRALLIAAFLLINSTCIEAIEDMNICYILDGILILYGIILTVLYCRLRMSAPNNTPANPPEKQPAEGGIYAGLSSHSTDTYETIKMDKRPIV; encoded by the exons ATGGTGCGAGCGTTGcttattgctgcttttctgctgATCAATTCCACCTGCATCG aGGCCATTGAAGACATGAACATATGTTACATCCTGGATGGGATTCTCATCCTTTACGGCATCATTCTCACCGTCTTATACTGCAGACTGAGG atGAGTGCGCCCAACAATACACCTGCCAATCCCCCTGAG AAGCAGCCCGCAGAGGGAGGCATCTATGCG GGTCTGTCCTCTCACAGTACTGATACCTACGAGACCATCAAAATGGATAAAAGGCCTATTGTGTGA